One region of Glutamicibacter sp. B1 genomic DNA includes:
- a CDS encoding MFS transporter — translation MTRIFITGAFFGVEVYLPYLLREEYFLAPDRAGLILTASALCWSVGSWLQGKLGERVSSSTCITLGAVAGSVAIATALATAIFHPPVIVLVCGWAVGGFGMGMIFPRQNVNMLALSAKEEQGFNSSAMSVADSLGNAGATAIGGVIFAMAAAGTGFVSVFTFSLVLILILIVISPRTKGRPVSLAD, via the coding sequence ATGACCAGGATTTTCATTACCGGTGCTTTCTTTGGTGTGGAGGTTTACCTGCCGTACCTGTTGCGCGAGGAGTACTTCCTTGCCCCGGATCGGGCCGGTCTGATTTTGACCGCGTCGGCACTGTGCTGGTCGGTGGGTTCATGGCTGCAAGGAAAATTGGGGGAGCGGGTCTCTTCCTCGACGTGCATTACCTTGGGAGCCGTGGCCGGGAGCGTGGCCATAGCCACTGCATTGGCCACCGCGATCTTCCACCCGCCGGTGATCGTGCTGGTGTGTGGCTGGGCCGTGGGTGGATTTGGTATGGGAATGATCTTTCCCCGGCAAAACGTCAACATGCTCGCCCTATCAGCCAAGGAAGAACAGGGTTTTAACTCCTCAGCCATGTCCGTGGCAGACTCGTTGGGCAATGCCGGGGCCACGGCCATCGGCGGTGTCATCTTTGCGATGGCCGCTGCCGGTACCGGGTTCGTTTCCGTCTTCACCTTCAGCTTGGTGTTGATCCTGATCTTGATCGTCATTTCCCCACGGACCAAGGGAAGACCAGTTTCTTTAGCCGATTAG
- a CDS encoding flavin reductase family protein, with protein MSLNRELDPLSLRKVFAQHPSGVAALCAKIDGVKTGIVASSFTVGVSLEPALVMFAVQKSSNTWPKLRAASHIGVSVLSDQNDGVCAQIASKNGDRFRGINTVTSEEGALFVEESTLWLETSIYNEVEAGDHWVVLLEVHGHHVSQHSPQIFHDSRFHSIPVPELV; from the coding sequence ATGTCATTAAATCGTGAACTTGACCCGTTATCGTTGCGTAAGGTTTTCGCTCAGCACCCCTCAGGTGTTGCTGCTCTGTGTGCAAAGATTGACGGTGTTAAGACCGGAATCGTTGCATCGTCATTCACTGTCGGAGTTTCACTGGAACCTGCATTGGTAATGTTTGCAGTCCAGAAGTCGTCTAATACGTGGCCGAAACTGCGTGCCGCTAGCCATATTGGGGTTTCGGTGCTCAGTGATCAGAATGATGGCGTGTGCGCGCAGATTGCTTCGAAGAACGGTGACCGTTTCCGTGGTATCAATACCGTGACCTCTGAAGAGGGCGCACTATTTGTCGAAGAGTCCACCTTGTGGCTGGAGACCTCAATTTACAACGAAGTTGAAGCAGGAGATCACTGGGTTGTGCTTTTGGAGGTGCATGGGCATCACGTATCGCAGCACTCCCCACAGATCTTCCATGATTCTCGATTTCATTCCATCCCAGTTCCTGAGCTCGTCTAA
- a CDS encoding ABC transporter permease translates to MSTAPTEPQTPPPPRHKAKDKQQDLSPQELAAKRAKAEKIGRTAAVFVMPLMIVGMMIWGYLGAMHHQEAKNMPVAIYSSSASAASDFVEDLDTTNGEAVDPEIVDSSLEARNLVYDREVTAAVVLDANSATLYTASSAGVSSSGAISAILTPALAEAGFTVDAQDIAPLPENDPMGMGAMLLATAMVTAGYMPWSLAFSNSPELLKRRRALPLLAGWSILLAGLGVLIGGPILGVIPASSIIPVIGTLALGVFAVGSSQVLLTRIFGPLAAIPGMLLFMVLGQPASNMGMSVYALPKIYPFLHQFLPLPALGEAMRSVLYFNGDGAAKHILILVGGAVAALLLTTLIDKIRTKKGKSPTPTQINIASLHGGPRPQRKAWRYITLGAVPFTLIAIMLTAMLGAMQTPTPRHMPVAIVGSTTEQADQMAQSLEESMSGLFDFTTLQDADEAKQLVESQELTGAFVLPSATQPEATIYTAQASGNAASQVVKQVFTQIAQSQDMAVEYQELAALPDHDNMGTASMYVGMGWVMAGFMAIMVGSTAAPHLRPLKTLLPLLAVYSAFMSAVIYMIAGPLTHAVDGHFWELFGVGMLAIFAVSMLTTVFNRLIGMLCLLPTMLLVMFLGVPASNGALSIYMEPRMFTILHDILPMPAAVESVRSVLYFGGAGLGTHLITLSIWALVCLALTMVIDQLKPVMTESHPISAEELAALQGRALEAKANEAALGANQIAAEAQDLIDADTPQSIDEKQSITN, encoded by the coding sequence TTGAGCACTGCACCCACCGAGCCACAAACACCTCCGCCACCCCGGCACAAAGCCAAGGACAAACAACAAGACCTTTCCCCGCAAGAACTCGCCGCTAAACGAGCTAAAGCCGAGAAAATCGGACGGACCGCCGCGGTTTTCGTCATGCCACTGATGATCGTGGGAATGATGATCTGGGGTTATCTGGGTGCGATGCACCATCAAGAAGCCAAAAACATGCCCGTAGCCATCTACTCCAGTAGCGCTTCGGCAGCCTCGGACTTTGTAGAAGACCTAGACACCACGAACGGCGAAGCGGTCGATCCCGAAATCGTCGACTCATCTCTGGAAGCACGCAACCTGGTTTACGACCGCGAAGTCACCGCAGCAGTGGTCCTCGACGCGAATTCTGCGACCCTCTACACCGCCAGCAGCGCTGGTGTTTCCTCCTCCGGCGCCATTTCGGCGATACTAACTCCTGCCCTCGCCGAGGCAGGATTCACCGTGGATGCGCAAGACATTGCTCCCCTCCCAGAGAACGACCCCATGGGCATGGGCGCGATGCTTTTGGCCACCGCCATGGTCACCGCAGGATATATGCCATGGTCCTTGGCTTTCTCCAACTCCCCTGAGTTGCTCAAGCGCCGCCGAGCACTTCCGTTGCTGGCTGGATGGTCCATCCTGTTGGCCGGTCTCGGGGTACTCATTGGTGGACCGATCCTGGGCGTCATCCCAGCATCAAGCATCATTCCCGTGATAGGCACACTGGCCCTCGGTGTTTTCGCCGTGGGTTCCTCGCAAGTGCTGCTGACCCGGATTTTCGGGCCGTTGGCGGCCATCCCTGGAATGCTCTTGTTCATGGTGCTTGGTCAGCCTGCATCCAACATGGGCATGTCCGTCTACGCCTTGCCGAAGATCTACCCGTTCTTGCACCAATTCTTGCCCTTGCCGGCACTGGGTGAAGCCATGCGTTCGGTGCTGTACTTTAACGGCGACGGAGCAGCTAAACACATTCTGATCCTCGTCGGTGGAGCTGTTGCCGCACTGCTACTAACCACCTTGATCGACAAGATACGCACCAAGAAGGGCAAGAGCCCAACCCCCACCCAGATCAACATTGCCTCGCTTCACGGCGGCCCACGCCCACAGCGCAAAGCCTGGCGATACATCACCCTGGGCGCGGTCCCCTTCACGCTGATTGCCATCATGCTCACTGCCATGCTCGGAGCCATGCAGACCCCAACACCGCGTCATATGCCGGTCGCCATTGTTGGTTCCACCACCGAGCAAGCCGATCAGATGGCGCAATCCTTGGAAGAATCCATGTCGGGACTTTTTGATTTCACGACGTTGCAGGACGCCGATGAAGCCAAGCAACTGGTGGAATCCCAAGAACTCACCGGAGCATTTGTACTGCCGTCAGCTACGCAGCCCGAGGCAACTATCTACACTGCTCAGGCTTCCGGGAACGCCGCTTCACAGGTGGTCAAACAGGTATTTACCCAGATCGCACAGTCGCAAGATATGGCAGTGGAGTACCAAGAATTGGCTGCCCTGCCGGATCACGACAATATGGGTACGGCAAGCATGTACGTGGGCATGGGCTGGGTCATGGCCGGATTCATGGCCATCATGGTCGGTTCCACCGCAGCGCCACACCTGCGTCCGCTAAAGACACTGCTCCCACTGCTCGCGGTCTATTCCGCCTTCATGTCCGCGGTGATCTATATGATCGCCGGACCACTTACACACGCCGTGGACGGACACTTCTGGGAACTTTTTGGGGTGGGCATGCTGGCCATCTTCGCAGTCTCGATGTTGACCACGGTCTTTAACCGCCTCATTGGCATGCTGTGTCTACTGCCAACCATGTTGCTGGTGATGTTCCTTGGCGTTCCGGCCTCCAACGGCGCCTTGTCAATCTACATGGAACCTCGGATGTTCACGATTCTGCACGACATTTTGCCTATGCCGGCAGCCGTCGAATCGGTGCGTTCGGTGCTCTACTTCGGTGGCGCGGGTCTTGGTACGCACCTGATCACTTTGTCGATCTGGGCTCTTGTCTGCTTGGCTCTCACGATGGTGATAGATCAGCTCAAGCCGGTGATGACAGAAAGCCATCCAATCTCCGCTGAAGAGCTAGCAGCCCTGCAGGGCCGGGCTCTCGAGGCCAAGGCCAATGAAGCCGCGCTAGGTGCCAACCAGATTGCTGCCGAAGCACAAGACCTGATCGATGCTGATACTCCACAGTCCATCGATGAGAAGCAATCGATCACCAACTGA
- a CDS encoding SDR family oxidoreductase, translating into MSQSPQINEATRTVVITGAGSGIGRATARLLLSQGWNVVLAGRTKSTLEETAQSHPSALVIPTDVTDASAVDELFSAAQQRFGSVDVLFNNAGVFGPSVSIDQLSPEQWDQVCQINLTGAINAARSAFAHFKAHGGGRIINNGSISAQVPRVNSVAYTVTKHGIAGLTKALELDGRPYQIRATQLDIGNTASDLLDDFGANDGALQPSGQRIVEPTFPLEQAAEAIAYIAGLPLGTSINQFTITAGGMPYIGRG; encoded by the coding sequence ATGTCCCAGTCCCCTCAGATAAACGAGGCAACTCGCACCGTCGTGATCACGGGTGCCGGTTCTGGCATTGGACGTGCCACCGCCCGTTTGCTCTTGTCTCAGGGATGGAATGTTGTCCTCGCCGGACGCACCAAGTCCACCTTGGAGGAAACTGCGCAGTCTCATCCCTCGGCACTGGTCATCCCCACAGATGTCACGGATGCCAGCGCCGTTGATGAACTCTTCTCTGCGGCCCAGCAGCGTTTTGGCTCCGTCGATGTGCTCTTTAATAACGCAGGAGTTTTTGGTCCTTCGGTTTCCATCGACCAGTTGAGCCCCGAGCAGTGGGACCAGGTGTGTCAGATTAATCTGACTGGTGCCATCAATGCAGCCCGTAGCGCCTTTGCACACTTCAAGGCTCATGGTGGTGGCCGCATCATTAATAATGGGTCGATCTCCGCCCAGGTCCCCCGCGTGAATTCGGTGGCGTATACGGTGACCAAACATGGGATCGCGGGACTAACTAAAGCGTTGGAGCTTGATGGCCGCCCCTATCAGATCCGGGCGACGCAGCTAGATATCGGCAATACGGCCAGCGACTTGCTCGATGACTTTGGTGCCAACGATGGGGCCCTGCAGCCCAGTGGCCAACGAATTGTTGAGCCAACGTTCCCCCTCGAGCAGGCTGCCGAAGCCATCGCCTACATCGCTGGGTTACCTTTGGGAACCTCTATCAATCAGTTCACCATCACCGCCGGTGGCATGCCGTATATCGGACGAGGTTAG
- the dnaB gene encoding replicative DNA helicase: MSAEPVYEGRESDAGRKPPQDVEAEMSVLGGMMLSKDAIADVVEALRGTDFYRPAHESIYEAIIDLYGRGEPADAVTVADLLTKRGEISRVGGAAYLHNLIQQVPTAANAGYYAEIVRERAVLRRLVDAGTRIVQMGYSPDGEVDAIVNEAQAEVYKVAENRSSEDYVRLSDIIEGTVDEIENAANAGDGITGVPTGFYEFDELTQGLKGGQMIIIAARPAVGKSTFALDFARSAAIKNNMATVFFSLEMGRNEIAMRLLSAEASIQLQDLRKGSVEDAQWTKIATTMGRLNEAPLFIDDSPNMSMMEIRAKCRRLKQRNELRMIILDYLQLMSSGKRVESRQQEVSEFSRNLKLLAKELDVPLIALSQLNRGSEQRTDKRPMVSDLRESGSIEQDADMVILLHRDDVYDKENRPGEADVIIAKHRAGPTKTITVAFQGHYSRFSNMSSDG, encoded by the coding sequence ATGAGTGCTGAGCCGGTTTACGAGGGACGAGAATCCGACGCAGGGCGCAAACCGCCGCAGGATGTCGAAGCTGAAATGTCTGTGCTCGGCGGCATGATGCTATCCAAGGACGCCATCGCCGACGTTGTGGAGGCGTTGCGAGGAACCGACTTCTACCGTCCGGCCCACGAATCCATTTACGAAGCCATCATCGACTTGTACGGTCGAGGCGAACCTGCCGATGCCGTGACCGTGGCTGACCTACTGACCAAGCGTGGCGAAATTTCCCGCGTAGGCGGTGCCGCGTACCTTCACAACCTTATTCAGCAGGTACCTACCGCAGCTAACGCTGGCTACTATGCAGAAATCGTGCGCGAACGCGCCGTGCTGCGTCGCCTCGTTGATGCCGGAACGCGCATTGTCCAAATGGGCTACTCACCCGACGGTGAAGTTGATGCCATCGTTAATGAAGCGCAGGCCGAGGTCTACAAAGTTGCAGAAAACCGCAGCAGCGAAGACTACGTACGCCTTTCGGACATTATCGAAGGCACTGTCGATGAAATCGAAAACGCCGCCAACGCAGGAGATGGCATCACCGGTGTCCCTACCGGATTCTACGAATTCGACGAACTGACCCAGGGCCTGAAGGGTGGGCAGATGATCATCATCGCTGCCCGTCCTGCAGTAGGTAAATCAACCTTCGCGTTGGACTTCGCCCGCTCTGCAGCCATTAAGAACAACATGGCTACCGTCTTCTTCTCCTTGGAAATGGGTCGCAATGAAATTGCGATGCGCCTGCTTTCCGCCGAAGCCTCGATCCAGCTCCAGGATCTGCGTAAAGGTTCGGTGGAAGATGCCCAGTGGACCAAGATTGCCACCACCATGGGGCGTTTGAACGAAGCGCCACTGTTCATCGATGATTCGCCGAACATGTCCATGATGGAAATTCGTGCCAAGTGCCGTCGCCTGAAACAGCGCAACGAGTTGCGCATGATCATCCTTGACTACCTGCAGCTGATGAGCTCAGGTAAGCGCGTGGAATCACGCCAGCAGGAAGTTTCCGAGTTTTCGCGTAACCTCAAGCTGTTGGCTAAAGAACTCGACGTTCCACTAATTGCCTTGTCCCAGCTGAACCGTGGTTCTGAACAGCGAACTGACAAGAGGCCAATGGTCTCGGACCTTCGTGAGTCCGGTTCCATTGAGCAGGACGCCGACATGGTGATCCTGTTGCACCGTGACGACGTCTACGACAAGGAAAACCGCCCGGGTGAAGCCGACGTGATCATCGCGAAGCACCGTGCCGGTCCCACGAAGACCATCACCGTGGCATTCCAAGGCCACTACTCACGCTTCAGCAATATGTCCTCTGACGGTTAA
- a CDS encoding GNAT family N-acetyltransferase: protein MSEIKPVSLLERRRFALEDDGMIIGAAHFRDFEGATGIERIFFHTTVDEEYGGQGLASTMVKFALENTIASGAKIVAVCPYVKNYVAKHREYDQHLVQPTKAHLDILPRD from the coding sequence ATGAGTGAAATCAAACCAGTATCGCTTCTAGAACGCAGGCGTTTCGCCCTCGAAGACGATGGCATGATCATTGGAGCTGCGCACTTCCGCGACTTTGAAGGTGCTACCGGTATCGAACGGATCTTTTTCCACACCACCGTGGATGAGGAATATGGCGGGCAGGGGCTGGCTAGCACGATGGTGAAGTTCGCATTAGAGAACACCATTGCCAGCGGAGCGAAAATTGTGGCCGTATGCCCGTACGTCAAAAACTACGTGGCCAAACACCGCGAATACGACCAGCACCTCGTTCAGCCAACCAAGGCTCACCTGGACATCTTGCCGCGCGACTAA
- a CDS encoding SRPBCC family protein yields MTELVIARQFSAPKTAVWAAFVEPEIIVQWWGPQGWSVNEESVVFEAKVGGRHELEMVQIENPEAMVPLKAVITSFDEYECLVSADGPHEMTLDLVIETRIEFKEFAGQTMLTLTQGPLPYEVVDSSTKAWHSALGKLEALLSEYF; encoded by the coding sequence ATGACTGAACTGGTGATTGCACGACAGTTTTCCGCCCCAAAAACAGCTGTTTGGGCAGCTTTCGTGGAACCCGAAATCATTGTCCAATGGTGGGGGCCACAAGGGTGGAGCGTCAATGAAGAATCGGTTGTCTTCGAAGCCAAAGTTGGCGGTCGCCATGAACTAGAAATGGTTCAAATTGAGAACCCAGAGGCGATGGTTCCACTCAAGGCCGTCATTACCTCATTTGACGAATATGAGTGCTTGGTCAGTGCCGATGGCCCACATGAGATGACCTTGGACCTAGTCATTGAAACTCGTATCGAATTCAAGGAATTCGCCGGTCAGACCATGCTGACGCTGACTCAGGGACCGTTGCCTTATGAAGTAGTGGATTCCAGTACTAAAGCCTGGCATTCAGCCCTGGGTAAGCTCGAAGCACTACTCTCCGAGTACTTCTAA
- a CDS encoding pirin family protein, with the protein MSNLEHSPAEIDCCKVASHAEVEILTPREVPLGGPRAMTVFRTLPQKQRSLIGAWCFLDHYGPDDVKATGGMNVPRHPHTGLQTVSWLFTGGINHLDSAGFKATVRPGEVNLMTAGHGISHSEILTDDTTILHGAQLWTALPDHARNMEHTFENYRPEPLHGDNWSISVFLGSYEIAGQRSTSPVITHTELGGAELRLAPNTEIQVLVPEHHEHGVLVDSGTLNVNGQQLAPRELGFVRAGCKTLRLASGDEPVLALLIGGEPLNEDILMWWNFVGRTHEEVLAFRAQWQAEIGAEPGDASEDRFGPFPPNTPAALPAPTLPTVRLRPRVNPS; encoded by the coding sequence ATGAGCAATCTGGAGCACAGCCCCGCTGAAATCGACTGTTGCAAAGTCGCGTCCCACGCTGAGGTTGAAATCCTCACTCCCCGTGAAGTCCCCTTGGGCGGCCCACGCGCCATGACAGTCTTCCGCACCCTGCCGCAAAAGCAACGCAGCCTCATTGGCGCATGGTGCTTCCTGGACCACTATGGTCCCGACGACGTTAAAGCCACCGGTGGCATGAACGTTCCACGCCACCCACATACCGGCCTACAAACTGTCTCATGGTTGTTCACTGGAGGAATCAACCACTTGGATTCGGCAGGGTTCAAAGCCACCGTGCGTCCTGGCGAGGTTAACCTCATGACCGCCGGACATGGCATTAGCCATTCAGAAATTCTCACAGATGACACCACCATCTTGCATGGTGCCCAGCTGTGGACTGCGTTGCCAGACCACGCTCGAAACATGGAACATACTTTTGAGAACTACCGGCCCGAGCCTCTTCACGGTGACAACTGGTCAATCTCGGTATTCCTGGGCAGTTATGAAATCGCCGGACAACGATCCACGTCCCCGGTCATCACCCACACCGAACTCGGTGGCGCGGAACTACGTTTGGCACCGAACACCGAGATCCAGGTACTCGTCCCGGAACATCATGAGCATGGAGTCCTAGTAGATTCAGGCACCCTCAATGTTAACGGGCAGCAGTTGGCCCCACGAGAACTCGGCTTCGTGCGGGCTGGATGTAAAACTCTGCGTTTAGCCTCCGGCGATGAGCCGGTGCTGGCTTTGCTTATCGGCGGCGAACCGCTGAATGAGGACATTTTGATGTGGTGGAACTTTGTGGGCCGTACCCATGAAGAGGTCCTTGCCTTCCGTGCACAATGGCAAGCAGAAATCGGAGCCGAACCGGGCGATGCCAGTGAAGATCGTTTTGGGCCGTTTCCACCCAACACTCCAGCGGCCTTACCTGCCCCAACCCTGCCCACTGTTCGCCTGCGCCCTCGCGTCAACCCGTCCTGA
- a CDS encoding ZIP family metal transporter, with protein MFASLQALLWGTVAGSALLLGSGAAWWLKIPKVWVCAIMAFGAGVLVSALSFELVLEAFETGGLVATVAGVLVGAALYFSANRLLDWRTKKRPQSTVNAGDSESSGTALAVGALIDGIPESVALGLSVVTGASINPAMLIAIFISNVPEGLASTAAMKSAGRKGTSIVLLWGSITLASGLAAFFGALVMASMPEEVLAFATAVAAGGILTMIADTMIPEAYAVEHDFTGLLVTGGFLSAFVLHVLGG; from the coding sequence ATGTTCGCTTCTTTGCAGGCTTTGCTTTGGGGCACAGTGGCAGGCTCGGCCCTGTTACTGGGTTCTGGCGCCGCGTGGTGGCTGAAAATCCCAAAAGTTTGGGTCTGCGCAATTATGGCCTTCGGTGCAGGAGTGCTGGTCAGTGCGCTGAGTTTTGAACTTGTACTTGAGGCCTTTGAAACTGGCGGACTTGTAGCCACGGTAGCCGGCGTACTGGTTGGTGCAGCGTTGTACTTCTCGGCAAACCGACTATTGGACTGGCGCACCAAAAAGCGACCGCAATCTACAGTCAACGCTGGGGACAGTGAGTCCTCCGGAACCGCATTAGCCGTCGGGGCCTTAATTGATGGCATCCCTGAATCGGTGGCCCTGGGGTTGAGCGTGGTGACCGGTGCCAGTATCAACCCCGCTATGCTCATTGCCATTTTTATTTCCAACGTTCCCGAGGGCCTTGCCAGCACCGCTGCGATGAAAAGTGCCGGACGCAAAGGGACATCGATTGTCCTGCTGTGGGGATCCATTACGCTTGCGAGTGGGCTGGCCGCCTTCTTTGGGGCGTTGGTCATGGCATCCATGCCTGAAGAAGTTCTGGCTTTCGCCACTGCAGTGGCAGCCGGCGGGATTCTAACGATGATTGCCGACACGATGATTCCCGAAGCTTACGCTGTGGAACATGACTTCACCGGATTGTTGGTTACCGGTGGCTTCCTTTCGGCCTTTGTCTTGCACGTGCTAGGCGGTTAG
- a CDS encoding AEC family transporter yields the protein MFLDVLYGVLPLFFIMLIGFGTSYAPKFPASVEPALNVFVFYVALPALLYKVVARADISDGVPFSFLGISIAATLLFAVMSWAFFRYLLRVGPQRALAGMLTTSFGNVSYLGIPVIIGVMGPEAGFAAGMGQLVHNIIFMVGFPILAQIMLPTGAHAEQHPASGSRLLRTIRSALLYSPVTWAMVIGGAVVLTGVHVPGPIDDTIDLLSAAAAPGALFVIGMSLKRTIERSRAARNAEAVEDQASTVRAKSSMLVMIIGKLVALPLLTVVMLQLFAPQLDRIWFNAAVLMAAMPVSATAYIMAHNDTGNGEPTAVAIVITCLLSVIALPVLAQLVLK from the coding sequence GTGTTCCTCGACGTGCTTTACGGTGTTCTGCCACTGTTCTTCATCATGCTCATTGGCTTTGGCACGAGTTATGCACCTAAGTTTCCTGCTTCCGTGGAGCCGGCACTGAACGTCTTCGTGTTCTATGTGGCCTTACCTGCATTGCTCTATAAAGTAGTGGCCCGCGCCGATATTAGTGACGGAGTGCCGTTCTCATTTCTCGGGATTAGCATCGCGGCAACACTACTCTTCGCGGTGATGAGTTGGGCATTCTTCAGATATTTACTGCGTGTGGGTCCACAACGCGCGCTCGCCGGAATGCTCACCACGAGTTTTGGTAATGTCTCATACCTTGGAATTCCGGTGATCATCGGGGTGATGGGGCCGGAAGCAGGTTTTGCGGCTGGGATGGGTCAACTGGTGCACAACATCATCTTCATGGTGGGCTTCCCGATTCTTGCGCAGATCATGTTGCCAACCGGAGCCCATGCCGAGCAACATCCCGCCAGTGGGTCGCGGTTGCTTCGAACCATCCGAAGCGCACTGCTTTACAGCCCGGTGACCTGGGCGATGGTCATTGGTGGTGCCGTGGTGCTCACGGGAGTTCATGTGCCCGGACCTATTGATGACACGATTGACCTGCTCTCCGCAGCGGCGGCTCCTGGAGCACTTTTTGTTATCGGCATGTCACTGAAGCGAACCATTGAACGCTCCCGTGCAGCAAGGAACGCGGAAGCGGTGGAGGATCAAGCATCGACCGTCCGGGCCAAGTCGTCGATGCTGGTGATGATTATTGGCAAGCTCGTAGCGCTACCGCTTCTGACCGTAGTGATGCTCCAGCTTTTCGCGCCACAGCTGGATCGCATCTGGTTCAACGCGGCAGTGCTCATGGCCGCCATGCCAGTCAGTGCCACCGCCTACATCATGGCGCACAATGACACAGGCAATGGCGAACCTACCGCCGTGGCCATTGTGATCACCTGCCTTCTATCTGTCATTGCACTTCCGGTGCTCGCGCAACTGGTCTTGAAATAA
- a CDS encoding MarR family winged helix-turn-helix transcriptional regulator: MSQQAEDLLKLERQVCFGLAVASRTVISAYKPVLDPLGLTHPQYLVMLALWDSGPMSARELSEQLHLDPGTLSPLVKRLEAAGLVDKAKNPQDERAVILQPTAKGAELRKDALNVPVEMMARLQLSEKEVVELRGILDHLIDAGGNAPKV; encoded by the coding sequence ATGAGCCAACAGGCCGAGGATCTTCTCAAACTGGAAAGACAAGTGTGCTTTGGTCTAGCGGTCGCTTCGAGAACGGTGATTTCCGCCTACAAGCCTGTGCTGGACCCTTTGGGTCTGACACATCCGCAGTATTTGGTGATGCTGGCGTTGTGGGACTCAGGGCCGATGAGTGCTCGTGAACTCAGTGAGCAGTTGCATCTAGATCCTGGAACCCTGTCGCCTTTGGTGAAAAGGCTGGAAGCTGCCGGGCTGGTGGACAAAGCCAAAAACCCGCAAGATGAACGGGCGGTTATCCTGCAACCCACTGCCAAGGGTGCAGAACTTCGCAAGGACGCATTGAACGTGCCCGTGGAGATGATGGCGCGGCTGCAGCTATCCGAGAAGGAAGTTGTTGAGCTCAGAGGGATTTTAGATCACTTGATTGACGCCGGTGGAAACGCTCCGAAGGTGTGA